In Rhipicephalus sanguineus isolate Rsan-2018 chromosome 1, BIME_Rsan_1.4, whole genome shotgun sequence, the DNA window AACGCGCAGTGCAGAGCATGCAAGAAAACCGGCCACATCGAAAGAGTCTGCCGCAGCGGCGGCTCGAGTGGCCGGCAgcgttaagggcgagacagacggtacgattttccatgctatgcgacgtccgacacggcggtgggaaaaccggaatggtgacctttcatagcatcggacagccaccattccctctcccccaccgccgtgtcgggcgtcgcatcgcatggaaaatcgtaccgtctgtctcgcgctttaccTGCCGCCTCGACAGCCACGGAATTCCAAAGCGGCGTACAACGTAACCGCGTTGCCTCATGATGAGTGCTACTACAACAATCATGTCGGCGCAGAAGGCTCACAGGTGTCTCGCAAGCTTCGAGCAAAGGTTGCTATTGAGGGCCAGACTTGCGAAATGAAGGTGGACTCTGGATCGGATTTCTCGATCCTCACCGAAGAGACATTCCACCGCCTCCAGCAGTGCAATGGAGAGCTGACACTGACTGACTTCTCTTCGCCAGTGGTCGATTATCAGCCGAGTCCAGTGGATGTTATGGGGTCCTGCAACGTGCATGTGGAATAATAGGAGTTTGCGGACCTGCTTACGGTACTGGTAGCAAGGGGCACCCGCACCAACCTGCTGGGAGTTGACTGGTTTCGACCACTGGGCATTATCATTACAGGTGTCTCCCAGCTCAAAAAATTGACGGTCGACTCTGTGCTCTGAGTTCAGTGAGGTACTTGAAGAGGGCCTGGGGAACTACGTGGGTCCACCAGTCTCTCTGCACCTTGACCCCAACATTCAGCCAGTGCGCCTCAAAGCACGAAGACTTGCAATTCAACCGAAAGTGGAGGAGGAGCTGGACCGCCTCGTACAGCAGAGAGTACTGGAGCCTGTGACACAGCCAACGTGGGTGACGCCCATAATGACCGTACTCAAGGGCAACGGTGACGTTAGAATATGCGGGAACTACAAATCCACAATTAACAAGGCTCTGAAGTAGCACCCGTATCCGATTCCCGTTTTGAGTCAGTTGCTGTCACCTTTATCCGGAGGGAAGTGGTTCGCGAAATTAGACCTTGCATAAGCGTATCAACAGCTGTTCCTAGATGAAGCATCAGCGGATGCTGATGCTTCAGCATCCGCTGATGAGCAGTGCTCCCGGAATCTTCCAAGTGCTAATGGATGGGCTCCTCAAGAACATTCCTGGAGTAGTTCCATACTTCGACGACATACTTACCGCTGCTGCGACTCAAAAGGAACTTGCATCGCGTCTTCGCGAGGTGCTTCAGCGATTCAAGGACGCCGGCCTGCGGGTCAAGAAACAAAAATGCGTTATTAATGTGCCGGAAGTCGAATTTCTGGGCTTTCGTGTAAGTGCTGCCGGTATTCTTCCCACGGGTAGGAAAGTCTCTGCTATCCACGAGGCACCACCTCCCAAGAATAAGCAAGAGGTACAAGCGTTTCTTGGCCTGCTCAATTTCTATCACAGCTTTTTGAAGGGTAAGGCCACAGTTGCCGAGCCCCTTCACCGTCTTCTGGACGCAAAGGCAGTGTGGGCCTGGGGAACGAGGCAGCAAAAGGCATTTGACGCACTGAAGAGCCTCCTCTCCTCAGACAGAATCCTGACACACTACGACCCAACTAAACCTGTGGTTTTAACATGCGACGCAAGCCCTGCGGGCATTGGGGCAGTGCTTAGCCACAGACTAGAAGACTCCAGGGAGGTGCCCATTGCATTTTACTCGCGCACATTATCAGAGCCAGAGCGCAACTATGCGCAGATTGATCTTGAATTACTGGCCGTAGTTTCAAGCGTGAAGAAATTTCACGACTATCTCTATGGGCGCGAGTTCGTGATTGtaacagaccacaagcccctccTGGGAATTTTCGCATCGGACAAGGTAACCCCGCCCATCCTGTCACCTCAAACGCTCCGGTGGTCCGTACTTTTGAATGCGTACAGCTACACACTGGTCCATCGTCCGGGGAAGGAGGTTGCCAACGCTGATGCGCTAAGCAAACTGCCTTCGCCTGCGACTGTATGCGCACCGCCACCATTACTCGAAGTCTTCATGCTGGAGTTGACCACGAAGCATCTTCTGCAGGCCACAGACATTGCTGTTTTGACGCGGCGGGACCCTGTGCTGTCTCGTGTTCTCAGCTGGGCTCTTAGCGGTTGGCCTTCAGAGCGTCTGGGTGGCGAGTTTCAGGCCTATGAGCAGAGACAGCACGAGACCTCAGTGTACAAGGGGTGCGTCCTATGGGAAAACAGAGTTGTGATCCCTACAGGTGCTCGAGCTCAGGTCCTGGAGGCATTGCATAGTGCGCATCCAGGGATTGTCCGTATGAAGGCCCTCGGTCGCAGTTATGTGTGGCGGCCGAAAATGGACGCCGACGTTGAGCACAAGGTGAACGTGTGCGGCACATGCCAGGCATCAAGACCAGATCCCCCTGAGGCCCCTGTGCACCACTGGGAGAGAACAAGGACACCGTGGTCACGCCTCCACGTAGATTTCGCTGGGCCATTTCAAGGGCAAGTTTTCTTTATTGTTGTGGACTCTTTCTCCAATTGGCTGGAGGTGGTTCCACTGTCATCCATGACCAGTTTCACTGTCATAAGGTGTCTGCGCCGCCTCTTTGCGACTCACGGACTACCTGACATTATTGTATCGGACAATACAGCACAGTTCGTGCCTGACGAGTTTCGACAGTTCTTAGCGGGCGGCCTGATTCACCCCGTGACATCTGTCCCTTTTCATCCAGCAACCAATGGGCAGGCAGAGCGCATGGTCAGAACAACTAAGGACTCTTTGCAACGGATCATCCAAGGCGACTGGGACCGACGTCTCACGAGTTTCCTGCTCCAGCAGCATGTCACTCCATGCACTAGTACAGGAAGGAGTCCTGCAGAGCTACTTTTCAATCGCCGTCCCAAGACACTTCTAGACAGACTGCACCCCGACAGGATGAGAGACGACCAGGGCCAGACCGTCTACACACGTCTACCAGCGCGCAGTTTTGCGCCTGGGGACGCAGTGTATGTGCGAAACTACGCTCCTAGACCACGCTGGGTTCCTGCAAGTGTTGCTGAGGTGGTGGGGCCATTGTCATACCAGGTTCACACACCTGACGGCCGGGAACTGCGGCGACGTGTGAACCAGATGCGGCGACGCCATGCGGACTCCGAGCTTGCTGAGCAGCCACAGGCCAGCAACTCCGCCAGGCCGAAAGACTCTCGCATTTACACAGATCAAACGGGCTCTCGGAGATCTTTTCGCCATGTCAGGCGACCAGTTTACTTAGATGACTTCCTCTGAAGTACAAAGTTGGGGGGAAGGAACTGCTGTGTACCGCCAGGTGGTGTCGCTGTAGCGACCACCTGCCGGGAGCGGAGCAGCCATGTTGAATGCAGCAGGCAGTGCTGGCTGCCGCCTTTTGCGCGGCTGTCATAATAAACCAGTTGAAAGAACCTTCCAGCTCTCCGAGTTCATCGCCTCGTGTTTCATCTAACCTCCGGTGCGAGCAGTACTCAGCACTACAGACATGTGTAACTGCAACTTCCGTGCTCGTCTATtgtgcaacacatggggcactttccacgtcagtcttgAAATGCGCCGTCAGAATATTGCGCTTCAGATGTTCAGATAGAAgcttccacacatgcaccaatataaataagtttctcgCACAGGAAACaacatcgaaaagaacaatacataggcgtttaatgacTGCTGATATAATATTGCACTGGGAGTAGAAAATAATGTacaggatacatattcgcaacttcgtacttgttcgcactcagcgagagtcgcatctcgatgttggtatccgacagaggaacctgttttctcgtcagcccTTCGTAGGCAATAGAGACTTTTAGCTGAACTGAGAGCGGCAAAAGCAGAACCAGCGGGACAGGAGTAACGCTAtagtactgccttaccgtatttgcgtaccgtatttccttAACTTGCCAAAACTCTCTAATGTTGAAGAGCCGatccatcaagtgcttgagggtgctgccgtgttgtacacaattttttttttaatttcgagagtttgcccaacggcatacatagttaaatatacaggtagaggccggcttccgctatatacatcaacaatgctctgtggtggggcccatagagccacaaatcataatctggtggtcttgtcggatgaaggcccactgttctcaggtgtccacaacaggtgcttgattgtaaccgcggacgcttcggtggtacagaatgggcaagtatccccaaatggtccatgcagatgttgtggccaggcatatgtgaccgacggagtaagtgccgcccaAATAGGAACAAAATCAACAGTGGTCGTACGGGCTAGGGCAGGCTCAGGGGGCGCAACAAggatgtagcgctggatgtagtACATACGCTATCATTTATTGCAcgacagacgttatcggtgctgcggctgtcgaactgaactataataaaggTTACAGACCGATAGGcgcggagataactcgcatgttgtTGAAGGGATACCTGCCCAAATGCAACCATCGAAGGCATAGGCGcgcacacggggggggggggggggggcagggcggcGCAAGGTCAGCCTCACACATTGGCATAATAGGGAGAGGGGGGCGCTGTGACTCGAGGGggaggggcgcaatgtcagcgccatacatttaAATAATTGGGCGGGGGGAAGCGCTGCGGGGGCAAGCGCTGGAAGtgccgacaaggccacggggatgcgcagcagaaccgcccgaatgcgcagccacacacacacacacacacacacacacacacacacacacacacacacacaccagtgttgcggagttgccactccggaatcggaatgactccggaatcattccatattttcgcgaccccggaatggaatggggacaatgcttggaggaatggaatgggaatggaattaggcCTTCTTCccaaaatagagcacgttttcgtctatgcgctgtttttcaaacttcaaacattagtaagtcagagcctcgaatttaacaataaagcagtattttcaaaatgACTTGGATCATTACAAGCACCGTagatttataagcaacgcgcctaccacaattctgtccttatatagactgcgttgctccgaagtttgtctctattcttcacGTAACCGCGGTTCTGTGCCGTTGGTATCCGCCGTGCGGACCTACGGCGGcggtataaccccccccccctcccaccgtacgccttgtgattttttttctcttgcggacccaataaagttgtttcaatcACTCACTCAGCGGCGCCTCAAGTGCCTGCTGACTCCCCACCCTTCACttcattgtttttgcttctgtcgccgttggcgactcggacgcatattcgaaaaagcgcttatctaagttgtgatgcgtattgacgctggcgcaatgcttgtgttcactgcaagctttcgtataCCAGCTCGCCCACCGTCTCAcctcaccctccccccccccccccccccacccttttgcAATACTGTGCGCCTGTCTAGGCGCTCCAGACACAtgacaaaactgcttagtcttcttgaacactacttttgtctgcacaaaaatacgctatgtcgtcattttagcattcacacattctcgaatgtcaagtaaaagttTTCCAAAgtgtgtctacactccagaacggcccgTGACTGCTGTCAGACTGGATCaggcaaaacgaaaaagaaaataataagctgcttcgcatctaaaaaatgagcTCCCGTACGTAGTCGGTCTAGGTATCGCGtgcttccctgcgcccccggcgggcgcttcaaagggacactaaagggcaaCACGGAGTTGatacgggacgaaagatgggcattcgagaatgcgtgcgggtttttgttcggtgcaaaaaggtgacttattagtggagaaattcgtaatcaaagaccaaatatctcttcctcaatttctctcgcctCAAATCTGGCGCTGGAGCTGTGTGGTCACTGAtttcattgctctcagcgaatcagaggACGCCTTGATACGTCACCGCATGCGTAAGCGGCCGCTGCCGCTGGTTCATGGCTGCTTCCGTGTTTTCTGTGATCATGGCTGCGATGGATAGCGGTGCAGATTGAGCCCGCTGAACCTTGCAACGAAGACCTCGCAAGGGAAACGGGTTTACATTTCAGCGACTTCAGCCAAGTAGAGCGCGATATGCTTCTTCGAGCTCGCGCGGCTAGTGTTTCAGCGCACGCCTTCggagagcgaagcctcgttttcgtcgacggatGGCGAGGCGGCCAGTCAACCAAGCGACGTCGTAGGTGAGGAGCTTCATTCGCGACTCACCCGTACTGACTGGTAAGTGCTAAAGTGTTTAACTGCCCACGTATTTCTTccgttcaggaaaaagaaatggtgcTTCTGCTAGGTGCCTCGGAAGTAGCATGATGCGTCAACACGACGAAGCGAGGGTTTACTTCTAGGACCCGAATTCCGTCCGCGTGCGTTGTGCAATCTCTCCTGCGGCTTCTTATTTATGCAGTATCAGGGCGATGTCATTGAGCCCAGTCCGCAGCGGTGTCTACGCCGTCGTGTCTATGAATGCTCCATTCGCGCTGAATGTttcgtcacacggtgcactttcgatcgcattcGAGCCGCGAGAGGGACCGCAACCGGGAGCTGGTCGCGATTAAAAAAATCGATTCCGATTGGACTCGATAACTGTCAGAAGCGCGCCTTGCGACACCTGTATTGCACGTCAAACGACACCAACTCACCCGGACCGGATAGAACTTATTTATTGCGATTGACACCGCAAGGAAGCTATTTAAATTTTGATCAAGGAATTAGATCTTAATCGGACTCCACCTCGACCGAATGATCCCTGTTaccttgtcatgcgcagctccCGACCAACGATACGATACGCAAAAAGGCGCCTCCGGCAGCTATGTATTGCGTGCACTATCTCATGAACGCAGCCCAACGTGAAATCTTTGagcgcttgtttggtgctgtttcAGGTGCGACTGCGAACATTGCGTGGTATTCGACAACTTCAGCGAGGAGGAGTGCCTCTGCTGTCGAGAGATGGGAGACCCTGTCACTGCTGCGCAGCCTCAAGGATGCATCACAGAGCACCCGGAGTTCCACCTCGTGTCTAAACATCGCTGTGCTCCGTACTTCGAACAGTTTGTTGACGAAGATCAACTGCACCCAGTTTCTAGattttaaactgcatttcaccAACACCCTCTTTTGCTGGTCGTACAACCCAAGGTCTAACAAAAGTCTGTTGTCTTACAAGAGCGCGCACTCCAAACTCATGAAACGAAGCATCATCATGTGTAGCTTCCTCTCAGCCCTACATAAAtcctgtgcacacacacacacacacacacacagctgtaGCCAGTTTCAACAGTCAGGTTGAGTGCCTGCTGTCCACCGATTACCAAGATCATTTAATTCGCAGCACTTCTGAAAGCCTGCTTCAGAAAATGAAATCTACAGAAAGGAAACGGCAACCCTTGATTCAACAACCACCTTAAATTATGACATATTTGCATTGCCTATCACGCAACATCAAAAAGGTAGCAGAAAGGTACGGGATTTGCGTCGTGTTTTTAGTGTTATGCAAACTTAAAAAAGTGTGCCCTCTGCTGACTAAAGGAAAAAACGAGCAAGGCTCGTGCACAAAGGACCACGAGAATGAGTACACAAAATGCATGTCAAATATTATTTATTAAATTCCTTTGTCCTGTGGTCGGTCGTATATTGATCAAACCGGCCGCTGCTTCAATGAATGCGCGCAGAAACACAAGCAATCCATGTGCACTagctcgggcagtaatcttgccTTACAATGCAAGAACTGCAACAGCATGAGCTCTTTTCCTCAGCTGGTAAAAACTAAATTCCCTCCTAAGGCAAAAACGAGACCAAAAAGATGTCATCAAGGCTTTcttcatcgaaaaaaaaagacaaaaaggaaataaatttctTAGATGGTCACATCTAAGATGGACCCTTCTGGAATTGTAACACGCCCGTGGTCTTGCCAGATTTTCGCAGCCTGTTAGATTATCAGTGCAATTGCTCTCTGTCAACTTTTACAAATGTTCTACCTTCAAGAAATAAACACAATTGAAAGCCTGCACTTCATGTGTGTGCATGTTATATGTTTCTAACGTGTCATCTTCTTCGTACAGTTTAAACGTTCTTCTAAATTTATGAACCAACTATCCCTTACTAATCAATGACTGCTTGGAGACCCATGAAACGCATCATTCGTAGGCTGGAGGCAACACTCAATAGAGAAAACAGCAATGCTGTGACCAAGTCAATGTTCCCCTTTGGCTCGTCGGCATTGAGGGGTTGACATCACAccatgtgtacgtgtgtgtgtgctagGGCACTCGACTCTTGCTGTGATGCGAGTCTCAGAGTGCCGAAGCTTCACAGTGCAGGCAGTGTGTGGCAGAGGTTCAAGAGCACCATCAGACATGTATGAAAGACGATGTAATAACTCGAAGGCCGTTCGTCTACCGTATTCACACCGtctgaaaaagaacgtgcaagATGTGAATTCTCACTAATGCATAAAATTACCTAATAAGTCTATGCAGTCATTTATTTCTCTTAGTGTGAGTGCCATGCTCCTGTAGACAATATTGCTTACCACCCAAACATGCACTAATGCCATACAACCAGCGgcttctgtttactttttttaGTGCCATCTGAGTCTTGCAATCGGTCAAAAATAAGAGGGTATCGTTCAAAAATAAGTTTAATTCACTTATAGATCGTTATGTTCCTTTGCGAACTGTTCGAACGGCGTTTCGCTCTCCGTGGTTCACATCAGCACTTCTTCGCTTACGTAATAGAAAAAAGCGACTTTACCGCAGCGCTTCATCATCTGATACCACGGAGAGATGGGCGGCTTATCACAGCGCAACATTAGAGTACAAAAAGCTTATGCAGTTGCTAAACATAGTTTCTTTAGCGATACCCTTCCTTCTCTTTTACAGTCTAACCCTCGTAAGTTTTGGTGTATTGTAAATGGTCCGAAAAATAAGAACATTGATCTTTGTGACGAACTTGGTTTGGCGATTGCAAATGACAGGTGCTGCGAAGCTTTGCAAGACGTATTTAAAAACTCATTTTCTGTTGACATCTCCAATCATTTACCAATTCAAGCCGATCCTGGATATCCCCGAATGGAACCAATCATCATTGATCAATTGGGGCTTTTTCACCtcatactaaaaatgaaagcCTCAGCACCTGGCATAGATGGAATCGCTCCCCAATTTCTGAAACAAACTGCCATTTATTGTTCAGTCATTTTTTCACAGCTCTTTTCACAGTCATTGCAAAATGCCTCATTGCCCAGTGACTGGAAGGCGGGGAAGGTGGTTCCTGTGCCTAAACCAGGTGACTCATCTAATCCTtctaattacaggcccatcactttgactagtattccatgtaagcttctcgaacacataatctattctaacctaattatatttctcgaagaaaataacttctttcataacagtcagcatggttttaggaaacactactcatgtgaaacccaactacttctcttcaccaacgacttattttcagcatctgacactggctcaattat includes these proteins:
- the LOC119383364 gene encoding uncharacterized protein K02A2.6-like codes for the protein MKHQRMLMLQHPLMSSAPGIFQVLMDGLLKNIPGVVPYFDDILTAAATQKELASRLREVLQRFKDAGLRVKKQKCVINVPEVEFLGFRVSAAGILPTGRKVSAIHEAPPPKNKQEVQAFLGLLNFYHSFLKGKATVAEPLHRLLDAKAVWAWGTRQQKAFDALKSLLSSDRILTHYDPTKPVVLTCDASPAGIGAVLSHRLEDSREVPIAFYSRTLSEPERNYAQIDLELLAVVSSVKKFHDYLYGREFVIVTDHKPLLGIFASDKVTPPILSPQTLRWSVLLNAYSYTLVHRPGKEVANADALSKLPSPATVCAPPPLLEVFMLELTTKHLLQATDIAVLTRRDPVLSRVLSWALSGWPSERLGGEFQAYEQRQHETSVYKGCVLWENRVVIPTGARAQVLEALHSAHPGIVRMKALGRSYVWRPKMDADVEHKVNVCGTCQASRPDPPEAPVHHWERTRTPWSRLHVDFAGPFQGQVFFIVVDSFSNWLEVVPLSSMTSFTVIRCLRRLFATHGLPDIIVSDNTAQFVPDEFRQFLAGGLIHPVTSVPFHPATNGQAERMVRTTKDSLQRIIQGDWDRRLTSFLLQQHVTPCTSTGRSPAELLFNRRPKTLLDRLHPDRMRDDQGQTVYTRLPARSFAPGDAVYVRNYAPRPRWVPASVAEVVGPLSYQVHTPDGRELRRRVNQMRRRHADSELAEQPQASNSARPKDSRIYTDQTGSRRSFRHVRRPVYLDDFL
- the LOC119383358 gene encoding uncharacterized protein LOC119383358; translated protein: MGGSHWGYTAPPVTWTAEGPAWEGVSLAIVCGADTLELLESLVAPETPESKTLDEVFEVLKAHFSPQPSEIVCRNTFYKRNQAPEETVSFYIAELRSLAQHCNFPNLEEMLWDRLVCGLRDEHLQNRLFAKKQLTFAVAQEEALAAEAAAKSTRVVRQSEENDCHDRCRDKPRHLLGLWWGAPPRRLPLQERAVQSMQENRPHRKSLPQRRLEWPAALRARQTPRNSKAAYNVTALPHDECYYNNHVGAEGSQVSRKLRAKVAIEGQTCEMKVDSGSDFSILTEETFHRLQQCNGELTLTDFSSPVVDYQPSPVDVMGEVLEEGLGNYVGPPVSLHLDPNIQPVRLKARRLAIQPKVEEELDRLVQQRVLEPVTQPTWVTPIMTVLKGNGDVRICGNYKSTINKALK